A genomic stretch from Gopherus flavomarginatus isolate rGopFla2 chromosome 3, rGopFla2.mat.asm, whole genome shotgun sequence includes:
- the EMB gene encoding embigin gives MRGSGPGSMRLRLLLSLAALWLSDANEPGTAMTTRDINQQTRESISDYTVKGHDLSTPGSHLSTQDFNQQTEENISNLTSAMYSISIDGFSSAPVEENVTLYSPANITLLCSLTRTSTDSATVEVTWKKDNERVESSNVTINEIQNVWSTQYTLKIRDRNQMGNYACVFKSDQEVKATFHLQVPQIEGKEHHIVSYVGDSVVLVCKSLKYIPINWIWYMSNGSDQVAVNDSLMPDKYIVDEKYANITKLKILKISEKDDRSYWCQAVFKLGESKGKVSLKVLTYMTPLKPFLAIAAEVIILVAIIFLYEMYSKKKQMHAEDEKEFEQIEQLKSEDSNGVENSTTRHRKV, from the exons atgCGCGGCTCCGGGCCGGGCTCCATGCGGCTGCGGCTGCTGCTCTCCCTGGCTGCTCTGTGGCTGTCGGATGCTAACGAACCAG GTACAGCTATGACAACACGAGATATCAATCAGCAAACTCGAGAGAGCATTTCAGATTATACCGTAAAGGGACATGACTTATCTACCCCTG GTTCACATCTCTCCACGCAAGATTTTAATCAGCAGACTGAGGAGAATATATCTAATCTCACATCAGCGATGTATAGCATATCCATAGATG GGTTTTCCAGTGCTCCAGTGGAAGAAAATGTCACATTATATAGTCCAGCTAACATTACACTCTTGTGTAGCTTGACTAGAACATCCACTGATTCAGCAACTGTTGAAGTGACGTGGAAGAAGGATAATGAAAGAGTTGAAAGTAGCAATGTCACCATTAATGAAATACAAAATGTCTGGAGTACTCAATATAC gttgaaGATCAGAGATAGAAACCAAATGGGAAATTACGCCTGTGTTTTTAAAAGTGACCAAGAAGTTAAAGCCACATTTCATTTACAAG TACCTCAGATTGAAGGAAAAGAGCATCACATAGTCAGTTATGTAGGAGATTCTGTTGTACTGGTATGTAAAAGTCTCAAATATATTCCCATCAACTGGATCTGGTACATGAGTAATGGAAGTGACCAG GTTGCTGTTAATGATTCTTTGATGCCAGATAAGTATATAGTCGATGAAAAATATGCCAACATAACGAAACTCAAGATTCTGAAGATCTCAGAGAAAGATGATAGATCATACTGGTGCCAAGCTGTATTTAAACTAGGAGAGAGCAAAGGAAAAGTATCCCTTAAAGTTCTCACCTATATGACACCACTCAAACCATTTCTTGCAATAGCTGCTGAAGTAATTATTTTAGTAGCTATTATTTTCCTGTATGAGATGTACTCCAAAAAGAAACAGATGCATGCAG AAGATGAAAAAGAATTTGAACAAATTGAGCAACT TAAATCAGAAGATAGCAATGGTGTAGAAAATAGCACCACCAGGCACCGAAAAGTTTAA